The Argentina anserina chromosome 3, drPotAnse1.1, whole genome shotgun sequence genome includes a region encoding these proteins:
- the LOC126785951 gene encoding uncharacterized protein At4g26450 has translation MHARHRNPGNGYRSNSMGMDRIGMGRISPETSLRGGRGYYNNNNNNSSEPPHRNNNAAFNRGFGRSKSFQPPPPPPPPPQVPAPPRKGGNILMDAGRMAAEYLVAQGLLPPSVLSGTWQKKQQAEFDGDQMREDGRTSALSRLGNNSEGGYRNRRFGVGGGGGVDEFSSNARNKGRRRNRGGYGSDTRPDWGREYGRSGSFSDRHSRASSEDDSNSGRHEEQKVGRDVGNAWQQNARECEDAVDSETKSEKEDMSSKPSSSGTGGADGVAEVNVEPKKMNDVEMKDKECGNNDGTEKKSDVEDLPVQVKAEAEGTDLLKLCKFAKVPTRTRSALTTRGLKVDPLPSIQEGSTSCGIGLQVGGSSQYLVKDSTHDVSSGTPVLDNTHYASCVDTETPKVESRQSVGDLVELGSGFGIEQNKFARSQSLPDRAFIRENEQQLSQGPAGLRSFSFVVKDRGEKRASEDYDKQMEAKKPREWLPYAESDDCFQISNLSEKKASPLEDNTSPVEKVIVAVDHDSSMEDDPQFQKDGAEICVDYMQEKQLFPNSFDLNLMEVNDAHEHRDNNLVINFSDVSGVKKEAAPVDIDLSMSNCNMSHESSRRTVDVNEIEVIDLENDSIPEDKVFNDAERKTGTEFIPLDGFSNQPQCSSGMPDTQDGYGLMISELLGNDFPACSSVPENLTPMPNDIGLPNAEGTLADDDSIYMALGEIPLTFMRPWEQPPPQEYEKPF, from the exons ATGCACGCTCGCCACCGCAATCCCGGAAATGGGTACCGGTCTAATTCGATGGGTATGGACCGTATCGGAATGGGTCGGATCTCGCCGGAGACCTCACTCCGCGGCGGCCGCGGCtattacaacaacaacaacaacaacagctcCGAACCCCCTCACCGGAACAACAACGCCGCCTTCAATCGCGGATTCGGCCGTTCGAAATCTTTccagccgccgccgccgccaccTCCGCCCCCGCAGGTGCCGGCTCCGCCGCGGAAGGGGGGCAATATTTTAATGGACGCGGGGCGGATGGCGGCGGAGTATCTGGTGGCGCAGGGGCTACTGCCGCCGAGCGTGCTCTCCGGGACGTGGCAGAAGAAGCAGCAGGCGGAGTTTGACGGTGATCAGATGAGAGAGGACGGCCGGACGTCGGCGCTTTCCCGATTAGGAAATAATTCGGAGGGAGGGTACAGAAATAGAAGGTTTGGGGTTGGTGGGGGTGGGGGTGTGGACGAGTTCAGTAGTAATGCGAGGAACAAGGGGAGGAGAAGGAACCGGGGCGGGTATGGGTCGGATACCCGGCCCGATTGGGGGAGGGAGTATGGGAGGAGCGGGTCGTTTTCGGATAGACATAGCCGGGCTTCTTCCGAGGATGATTCTAATTCGGGGAGGCATGAGGAGCAGAAGGTGGGAAGAGATGTTGGGAATGCATGGCAGCAGAATGCTAGGGAGTGTGAGGATGCAGTGGATTCGGAGACGAAATCGGAGAAGGAGGACATGAGCTCCAAGCCGAGTTCTTCCGGGACTGGTGGAGCTGATGGAGTTGCTGAAGTTAATGTGGagcccaagaaaatgaatgatGTGGAGATGAAGGATAAGGAATGTGGAAACAATGACGGCACCGAGAAAAAGAGTGATGTGGAGGACTTGCCGGTTCAGGTGAAAGCCGAGGCAGAGGGCACTGACTTGCTGAAGCTATGTAAATTTGCCAAGGTACCTACTAGGACTCGCTCGGCATTGACCACTAGAGGTTTGAAGGTCGATCCACTTCCAAGTATCCAAGAGGGGAGCACGTCGTGTGGCATTGGTCTGCAGGTGGGAGGATCATCTCAATATTTAGTCAAAGACAGTACTCATGACGTCTCCTCAGGTACCCCAGTATTAGATAACACTCATTATGCAAGTTGTGTTGATACTGAAACTCCTAAAGTTGAGTCTAGACAATCTGTCGGGGATTTAGTAGAATTGGGTTCTGGATTTGGTATTGAGCAGAATAAGTTTGCGAGGTCTCAGTCATTACCAGATAGAGCTTTTATTCGTGAGAATGAGCAACAATTAAGTCAAGGGCCAGCAGGACTTAGGAGTTTTAGCTTTGTAGTTAAGGATAGAGGTGAAAAGAGAGCTTCAGAAGACTATGATAAGCAGATGGAAGCAAAAAAACCAAGAGAATGGCTTCCATATGCTGAGTCAGATGATTGcttccaaatttccaatttgagCGAAAAGAAAGCAAGTCCGTTGGAGGACAACACTTCTCCTGTGGAGAAAGTGATTGTAGCTGTTGATCATGACAGCTCTATGGAAGATGATCCACAGTTCCAAAAAGATGGAGCTgaaatttgtgttgattatatgcaagagaaacagctttttccaaattcattcGACCTTAATCTCATGGAGGTCAATGATGCACATGAGCATCGTGATAATAATCTTGTAATAAACTTCTCGGATGTCTCTGGAGTGAAGAAAGAAGCAGCACCAGTTGATATTGACTTGTCAATGAGTAACTGCAATATGTCTCATGAAAGCAGTAGACGCACTGTGGATGTCAACGAGATTGAAGTAATTGATTTAGAAAATGACTCTATTCCTGAAGACAAGGTCTTCAATGATGCAGAGAGaaa GACAGGGACTGAATTTATACCGCTAGATGGCTTTTCCAACCAACCACAGTGCTCTAGCGGTATGCCTGATACCCAAGATGGTTATGGGCTAATGATATCAGAATTGCTGGGAAATGATTTCCCAGCTTGTTCTTCAGTACCAGAGAATCTTACTCCAATGCCTAACGATATTGGTCTTCCTAATGCAGAG GGGACTCTTGCAGATGATGATTCAATATATATGGCTCTGGGTGAAATACCATTAA CCTTCATGAGGCCCTGGGAGCAGCCACCTCCGCAAGAGTATGAGAAGCCCTTTTGA